From one Allorhizobium ampelinum S4 genomic stretch:
- a CDS encoding PfaD family polyunsaturated fatty acid/polyketide biosynthesis protein, with protein MTINARFEDASATPAIVWDTPSIRRQLQKLDQPGSVVSDGTRLGVTSELEPLEAGFKVVCRYPALAPSALGDPDFLARYDLRFPYMAGAMANGIASPDLVIALAQQGFLASYGAGGVRLEQVDQALAKITSALQGAPFSVNLIHSPSEPAMENGLIDILLRYGVTIVEASAFMGLTPALVRYRALGLRRRDDGSIEIGHRLIAKVSRSEVASVFMEPAPENILKKLLAQGAISEEQAALAAQVPIADDITAEADSGGHTDRRPLVVLLPILLRQAQKVAEKNGYAKPIRIGVGGGLGSPKAIAAAFATGAAYVVTGSVNQACQESGSSPSVRALLAKCGFADTTMAPAADMFELGVELQVLKRGTLFASRAKMLYDLYRRYDSLDALPEPVVQELEQKLFKQSLADVWRMTADYFIGRDPKQVTEAEADPKRKMALVFRAYLGKASHWANAGEEGRQIDYQIWSGPAIGDFNEWTAGTYLEQPEGRRVVDVATHLLQGAAFETRLHWLAMAGVRFPHPMSYEIAPL; from the coding sequence ATGACAATCAATGCGCGATTTGAAGACGCCTCCGCAACACCCGCTATTGTCTGGGACACCCCGTCAATCCGTCGGCAATTGCAGAAATTGGATCAGCCGGGCTCAGTGGTCAGCGATGGCACCCGGCTTGGGGTGACCTCGGAACTGGAGCCGCTGGAAGCCGGTTTCAAAGTGGTCTGCCGCTATCCTGCCCTGGCGCCGAGTGCGCTGGGGGACCCGGATTTCCTGGCCCGCTACGATCTGCGCTTCCCCTATATGGCTGGTGCCATGGCCAATGGCATCGCCTCGCCGGACCTGGTCATTGCGCTGGCCCAGCAGGGTTTTCTGGCGAGCTACGGTGCAGGTGGCGTTCGGCTGGAACAGGTCGATCAGGCACTGGCCAAGATTACCTCGGCGCTTCAGGGCGCGCCATTTTCGGTCAATCTCATCCATAGCCCCAGTGAACCGGCCATGGAAAACGGCCTGATCGATATTCTGCTGCGCTATGGTGTCACCATTGTCGAAGCCTCGGCTTTCATGGGGTTGACGCCAGCACTGGTGCGCTACCGGGCGCTTGGCCTTCGCCGCCGCGACGATGGCAGCATCGAGATCGGCCATCGGCTGATCGCCAAGGTCTCCCGCTCGGAAGTGGCCTCGGTCTTTATGGAGCCAGCGCCAGAAAACATCTTGAAAAAGCTGCTGGCCCAAGGCGCGATCAGTGAGGAGCAGGCCGCGTTGGCTGCCCAGGTACCGATTGCCGACGACATTACCGCTGAAGCTGATTCCGGTGGGCATACCGACCGCAGACCGCTGGTCGTGCTGCTGCCGATCCTGCTGCGGCAGGCGCAGAAAGTGGCCGAGAAAAACGGTTACGCCAAGCCGATCCGCATCGGTGTCGGTGGTGGGCTTGGCTCGCCCAAGGCAATTGCCGCCGCCTTTGCAACGGGTGCCGCCTATGTGGTGACCGGGTCGGTCAATCAGGCCTGTCAGGAATCCGGCTCGTCGCCTTCGGTGCGCGCCCTTCTGGCCAAATGCGGCTTTGCCGATACGACCATGGCACCGGCTGCTGATATGTTCGAGCTGGGGGTGGAGTTGCAGGTCTTGAAGCGTGGCACGTTGTTCGCCAGCCGCGCCAAGATGCTCTACGATCTCTATCGCCGCTATGACAGTCTGGATGCGCTGCCGGAGCCGGTGGTGCAGGAGCTGGAGCAGAAGCTGTTCAAGCAGAGCCTTGCCGATGTCTGGCGGATGACGGCGGATTACTTCATTGGGCGCGACCCCAAGCAGGTCACGGAGGCGGAAGCCGATCCGAAGCGCAAGATGGCACTGGTGTTTCGCGCCTATCTCGGCAAGGCATCCCATTGGGCCAATGCCGGGGAAGAAGGCCGCCAGATCGACTACCAGATCTGGAGCGGCCCGGCGATTGGTGACTTCAACGAATGGACGGCTGGCACCTATCTGGAACAGCCGGAGGGACGCCGCGTGGTGGATGTCGCCACTCATCTGTTGCAGGGCGCGGCCTTTGAGACGCGGCTGCATTGGCTGGCCATGGCCGGTGTCCGCTTCCCCCATCCGATGTCCTATGAGATTGCGCCGCTATGA